Sequence from the Theropithecus gelada isolate Dixy unplaced genomic scaffold, Tgel_1.0 HiC_scaffold_563, whole genome shotgun sequence genome:
ggaaggaaggaaggaaggaaggaaggaaggaaggaaggaaggaaggagggaaggaaggaaggaaggaaggaaggaagggagagagaaagaaaaggaaaaaaaaagaaaagaaaagaaagggaagggagtgaGTGCCCTTAGCTCCATCTAGCTCCAAATTCAATCTGAGAAGAGGCAATGTGTGAGCTAAAAATGACTTCTCAGCAAACCAAACCACCACAACTGAGCTTACAGTAGGAAACAGCAAGGCCCAATGGAAATGTTCCATTagtatttaaaaagcaacaagaaataagtaaaattaatattttatttaacttgctATTTTCAAGATACTATCATTTCAACTTGTAATTAATAGGAAAgctactaataaaatattttacattttttcatactAAATTTTCAGAATTGGCATCCATTGTATACTTAACAGCTCATCTTAATTtgcaccagccacatttcaagtacgtCATAATTGCCACATGTAGCCAGTGGCTACCATATCGGACATTGCAGGTCTACAGATTAGCAAAGGTGTCACAAATTTGCTGATTCGAGATGAATTTTGAGGAACCTTGCAAAACTAGTGCTTCTTTTCCACTTTAAATTCATACCTGATTCTCTTTTCCCTGTCCTTTCATTTTAAACAGTTATTTATTACTTAAACAAAAGTATAACCTGCCATTATTTTcataaaccatttttttctccttccccctaagaagaaaaacacaaacaccaccaccaaaaaagcACAAAGCTAAAAGCATTTTCTACTAGGTTGAACTATATGAGACTGCCAATAACCACAGTTTTAACAAACATTCCAAATGGTTCAACCTCACTTCTTGGAGACCTTCCAGAAACCTAATCAGTGGCAACTGATGGAAAAAATAAGTTTCTGCAATGCATTTGAAGGTTAgcagtgaaaattttaaaaccatattcAGGAGTGTTTGTAGTCTATagataataacaatattttaaaaccaaatgtgCTATGAGGAtatggcatgaactcggctcactgcaacttctgcctcccaggttcaagtgattctcctgcctcagcctccggagtagctgagattagaggcgcctgccactacacctggctaattggctaatttttgtatttttagtagagagggggtttcaccatgttggccaggctggtctcaaactccagacctcaggaaatccacttgccttggcctcctaaagtgctgggattacaggcatgagtcacctcgcccagccaaaaggaaatattttttaaattatcacgCAACCCTGCAGATTGGGCCTGCTTATATTCTGTCTCCAATCTCACTGGGCCCTCCATGCTATTCCATTCTTTTATAATTCCTTAGTTCTCCCTCTCATTCTCTCCAACAGCTTTTCCACCTAGAGAAAACACGAGCCATCAGTAAGCTTCAactaattttcatcttttcactaACAAttgtcaagttttattttaacaaGTACTATCATACTATTAAATAATGCAATGTAACTGGTATTATCATACCATCAAAGAATGATAGTATGATAGTactatttattattgtattaccCAGTGACCAACAGTGTCTGAATCATGATACAGCTCAATAAACATATACTGAATAAATACATGAGTAATGGAGCAACCATTTGATAGATTTATATAGTACTGAGCTGTGCAATGATAAAACAAAATCACCGTTCGTTGTTTTTAATCTTCCACTCATTCAAGTTACGGCACGGACCGAATCATTACTTCTTCCACcgggaaaaaaaattgcaaagtataataattatattgttaAAGGAAAAGACAAATGCATCTGATTAATACATACAAACATCATCCCTATAAATACCATCCCAAAATATTACCTTTTAAGTTCCTGTtccagtttttctatttgttttttgccTGAATTCAGTTGTCCTTCCTGGAAATTCACTTGTGACTCCTTGACTTGAAGTTCATGAGAAATCTTCTGCTTAGTTTTCTCCAGACTTTCACATATTTCCATCAATCTTTGATTCTCCCTTTTCAGGTTTGTaccctcagttttttcattttccaCCTAATAAGAATTGTTCAGAAGACAATAACTACCCTATTTTGTGAATTTACCAAGTATTATTGGTAGACCTGAGTCTAACATTGACTACTAAAATCCTGAGATACAGCTGCAATAAGCCATATGAACACAGAAATTTTAGATGATCACACTTTAAAGCCAATACATAGGCAACTTCTATGAAGTCATGTATTAAATCATCTTTGGCCAGACACACCCATCCTAGAAAGGGAGGCTTTACTatcctttcaaaaatgaaaaaataggaaataaatccTATAAATCTCCCTTaacaattcattttctttttttttttttttttttttttttttttttgagacagagtctcgcttagtcgcccaggctggagtgcagtggcgcgatctcggctcactgcaagctccgcctcccgggttcacgccattctcctgcctcagcctcccgagtagctgggactacaggcgcccgccgcttcgcccggctaattttttgcatttttagtagagacggggtttcaccatgttagccaggatggtctcgatctcctgacctcgtgatccgcccgcctcggcctcccaaagtgctgggattacaggcgtgagccaccgcgcccggcaacaatTCATTTTCAAGTTTGGCTGCTAAAACCAATTATTGTTAGAAACCAGAAAATTCTCCcaaaagcaaaaaccttttaGAAGCAATGACTGTATCACTATTTAGTTGGCTAATACggaggtaattttttaaaagtactgttTAGTTTTCATTTACTAGACCTGAAAAGGTTGAGGAACACCAAGGTAAAAAGGCCAGTCTAAGAAAGCCACATCCATTTAACTGCAAAATGCTCTAACACTGTCTCCAGATTAGGAGCAGAGACCTTTTGCCTTGTTGCTATGCAGTGCAAAAGCAATCCCCAATTCATGGTCCCACACGGAAGATGAAATGGAATTGGAAGGTGAAATGGAATTCAGTAGCGCTAAATATTAGCAGGTAAGCAGAAATGAGGgcagaattagagaaaattaaaaacaattaaaattaaaatcactcaaaaaaaagaagggaattgGGGCCAGTGTCGGGAGGGCGGGGGTGAAATTACCACCTGAAGATagcaaaatcatttttctctaaatgtaaagaagaggaaataattaATCCAAAAATGAGTGAACAGTTTTAAATACCAGCACTTCTGTGATAATAATGAGTGAACAGCTACAAATCCAGAGCTTCAGGGGTACCTTCTGTTTTTGCTTCTGCAGCGCAGCCTCCAGACTGTCAAGCTGAAACTGCCTTTGCTGCTTTTCCTTCTTCAGTTTGTCAAGCTGTCCTTCAAGCTCTTGAATTTTCTGAAGAGCTCTTGTAGGCAGGCCTTCTTTCCATTCTTCCAAAGCCCAGCTCATTTTGTTCTCCCTTCTTTATTACTCCAACATTcataaataaactgaaaagaaTAACCAGACTGTTGGTCTAACAcagtaaaaggaaacaaactctCAGAAATTAATTAATCTATCTAACCACCCCTAAAAATCAAGTTTCAAGACCACATTTCAAAAGATAACAAagtgggcgcggtggcccacgcctgtaatcccagcactttgggaggccgaggcgggcggatcacaaggtcaggagatcgagaccacgatgaaaccccgtatctactaaaaatacaaaaaaaaaaaaactagccgcgcgCTAAAATTAGgcgcgggtgcctgtagtcccagctactcaggaggctgaggcaggagaatggcctgaacccgggaggcggagcttgcagtgagccgagatcgcaccactgcactccagcctgggcgacagagccagactctgtctcaaaaaataaaataaaataaaataacaaaagataacAAAGTATAAAATCTATCTTCTCCATCCCCTGAAAGGTGGCAACCAGTAACTGATTCTTAAGTACATAGTATCCtgcttgttttccttttgctttctgattttcttatttctcgGTGTTGACTTCTTATATCACTACCTGCTTTCTACTGCTCAGTTTTTTCATTATACAAAACATGGGGCAACAGCAATGCAAGATGGCAGTCACCACAGTATCAGTAGTAAAAGTCTCTTGAAGTTTCCAAGTTTTAGAAGAACTCAAAGAAGGCCAGAAAGGAGTAGGAGATGGCATAGTTAGCTGAGGTTTAAAAGATGACGAAGATCTAGCACAATAGCACAAGATGGACAGGGATGATAACTGGGCCTCCAAGAATGATTTAGGAAAATCACATATACGGACTTAAAATAGAATGTAGCCTAAATGCCCAGAAGCACCCTGCCTTTGTAAGATTtgtaacaaaaattaatataaatgagGTTAATAGTTCTAATGGAGTGGTAGACCAAAGAGCTGTATCAGTGCtagcaaaatggcagaattcATGTAGCATCGAAGTTGTCCTGCAAGAGCTTTGGTGCCTAATGATgtctaaagaaaatatgaaacttcTTCAGCTGCCTGAAGGACAGGGTTACAGCagttaatcaaaaagaaaaaccataggCCCTTCCCCTTCCCATCCCTCATTCAATTTAAACAGTCTTCATATTCCACAGTAGTAAATTTTCTAGATACGTCTTGTAGACCCCAAAGGACTGGAAAGGAAGCTCCCATTCAAaggaaatttatcttaaaatactgTAAATTACACtaattttttgtccattttaaatatgttagtTGTGCTATAACAAATCATCCTGCCATGTGTAACATCCTGTCCACATATTTGAATTTCTAGGATcaagaaagtatatttaaattgATTCCCATCATAACTGGTGAAGTCCGTGTAACTCAACT
This genomic interval carries:
- the LOC112617884 gene encoding centromere protein F-like, with the protein product MSWALEEWKEGLPTRALQKIQELEGQLDKLKKEKQQRQFQLDSLEAALQKQKQKVENEKTEGTNLKRENQRLMEICESLEKTKQKISHELQVKESQVNFQEGQLNSGKKQIEKLEQELKR